Proteins encoded within one genomic window of Pongo pygmaeus isolate AG05252 chromosome 4, NHGRI_mPonPyg2-v2.0_pri, whole genome shotgun sequence:
- the FBLL1 gene encoding rRNA/tRNA 2'-O-methyltransferase fibrillarin-like protein 1 encodes MKSAASSRGGGGGGRGGGGWGGWGGGRGGGGGGGGGGGAGKGGGGDGGGQGGKGGFGARARGFGGGGRGRGRGGGDGKDRGGGGQRRGGVAKSKSRRRKGAMVVSVEPHRHEGVFIYRGAEDALVTLNMVPGQSVYGERRVTVTEGGVKQEYRTWNPFRSKLAAAILGGVDQIHIKPKSKVLYLGAASGTTVSHVSDIIGPDGLVYAVEFSHRAGRDLVNVAKKRTNIIPVLEDARHPLKYRMLIGMVDVIFADVAQPDQSRIVALNAHTFLRNGGHFLISIKANCIDSTASAEAVFASEVRKLQQENLKPQEQLTLEPYERDHAVVVGVYRPLPKSSSK; translated from the coding sequence ATGAAGTCGGCGGCGAGCTCGCGCGGGGGAGGTGGGGGCGGCCGCGGGGGCGGCGGCTGGGGCGGCTGGGGCGGGGGCCGAGGCggaggcggtggcggcggcggcggcggcggcgcgggcaAGGGCGGCGGGGGCGACGGCGGCGGCCAGGGGGGCAAGGGCGGCTTCGGGGCGCGGGCGCGCGGCTTCGGCGGGGGCGGCCGGGGCCGGGGGCGCGGCGGCGGCGACGGCAAGGATCGCGGCGGCGGCGGACAGCGGCGGGGCGGCGTGGCCAAGAGCAAGAGCCGCCGCAGGAAGGGCGCCATGGTGGTGTCGGTGGAGCCGCACCGGCACGAGGGCGTCTTCATCTACCGCGGGGCGGAGGACGCGCTGGTCACCCTGAACATGGTGCCGGGCCAGTCAGTGTACGGCGAGAGGCGCGTCACGGTGACCGAGGGCGGCGTGAAGCAGGAGTACCGCACGTGGAACCCGTTCCGCTCCAAGCTGGCCGCGGCCATCCTGGGCGGGGTGGACCAGATCCACATCAAGCCCAAGTCCAAGGTGTTGTACCTGGGCGCCGCGTCGGGCACCACCGTCTCCCATGTCTCCGACATCATTGGCCCAGACGGCCTGGTCTACGCCGTCGAGTTCTCCCACCGCGCCGGCCGCGATCTGGTCAACGTGGCCAAGAAGCGCACCAACATCATTCCGGTCCTGGAGGACGCGCGGCACCCGCTCAAATACCGCATGCTCATCGGGATGGTGGACGTGATCTTCGCCGACGTGGCCCAGCCGGACCAGTCCCGCATCGTGGCCCTGAACGCCCACACCTTCCTGCGCAATGGGGGCCACTTTCTCATCTCCATCAAGGCCAACTGCATCGACTCCACCGCATCCGCCGAGGCTGTGTTTGCTTCTGAGGTGAGGAAGTTGCAGCAAGAGAACTTGAAGCCTCAAGAGCAGCTGACCCTGGAGCCCTATGAGCGGGACCACGCTGTGGTGGTCGGGGTCTACCGGCCTCTTCCCAAGAGCAGCAGCAAGTAG